One stretch of Paenibacillus sp. FSL R5-0341 DNA includes these proteins:
- a CDS encoding PLP-dependent aminotransferase family protein has translation MNYSFSNRIAALQPSIIREILKASSGQNVIPFSAGNPAPETFPIEAIRTFTQSILEQDPVTALQYGITEGYVPLREALTQHLKTGFDTGKPSDQLFIVSGAQQGIELACKVFCNEGDTIICESPSFIGSLNSFRASGAKLAGVPMEMDGMDIEKLEQALQTEPNVKLIYVIPSFQNPTGVTTSLEKRKAIYELAKKYGVMILEDNPYGELRFNGDDVPTIKSMDDEGLVIYVGSFSKILSAGLRVGFVQAPHEVVEKMVVAKQGEDVHTAMLPQILAYKFMTEYDYAGHINSIREVYRRKATLMMDKLQEHMGESITYTQPDGGLFLWCDLPAHVPMLDYAKTAAAQGVAVVPGNAFLVNEQDPCNAIRLNFSTPSDGQIVKGVEILGQVLKGYNA, from the coding sequence ATGAACTATTCATTTTCCAATCGTATCGCAGCACTGCAACCATCTATTATTCGTGAGATTCTGAAGGCTTCTTCGGGTCAAAATGTGATTCCATTCTCTGCGGGAAACCCCGCTCCGGAAACCTTTCCTATTGAGGCGATTCGTACGTTTACTCAATCCATTCTGGAACAGGACCCGGTCACGGCTTTGCAATATGGAATTACGGAAGGATATGTTCCCCTCAGGGAAGCATTGACTCAACATTTGAAGACGGGTTTTGATACGGGTAAGCCATCCGATCAATTGTTCATCGTATCTGGAGCACAGCAGGGGATTGAACTTGCCTGTAAAGTGTTCTGTAATGAAGGGGATACCATCATCTGTGAGAGTCCGAGCTTTATTGGTTCTCTGAACTCCTTCCGCGCATCCGGTGCGAAGCTTGCCGGTGTTCCGATGGAGATGGACGGTATGGATATCGAGAAGCTGGAACAGGCGCTGCAAACCGAGCCCAATGTGAAACTGATCTACGTGATCCCGAGTTTTCAGAATCCTACCGGTGTAACGACGAGCTTGGAGAAACGGAAGGCCATTTACGAGCTGGCTAAGAAGTATGGCGTTATGATTTTGGAAGATAACCCGTACGGAGAACTTCGATTCAATGGAGATGACGTGCCAACGATCAAATCTATGGATGATGAGGGTCTGGTCATCTATGTTGGATCATTCTCCAAAATTCTGTCGGCGGGACTGCGCGTCGGTTTTGTACAAGCGCCACATGAAGTCGTGGAGAAGATGGTTGTCGCGAAACAGGGAGAAGACGTACATACGGCCATGCTTCCACAGATTTTGGCATACAAGTTCATGACAGAGTATGACTACGCGGGGCATATCAACAGCATTCGTGAGGTATATCGGAGAAAAGCAACATTGATGATGGACAAGCTGCAAGAGCATATGGGTGAGTCCATTACCTATACCCAACCGGATGGTGGACTGTTCCTCTGGTGTGATCTGCCAGCACATGTGCCAATGCTTGATTATGCCAAGACTGCGGCAGCCCAAGGGGTTGCGGTTGTGCCGGGAAATGCATTCCTGGTGAACGAGCAAGACCCTTGTAATGCCATCAGACTTAATTTCTCCACGCCATCAGACGGACAGATTGTGAAGGGTGTTGAAATCTTGGGGCAGGTCTTGAAAGGCTATAACGCTTAA
- a CDS encoding LacI family DNA-binding transcriptional regulator, whose protein sequence is MITIKDVAKMAGVASSTVSCVLNDKGNVSESTRQRVLAAANQLNYVKNGPASEMKRQSTQTIGVIVHDMSSPYFSDLVNGIQSIAMSHGYDMIVCSSLGGEKSTAHRYIRERRIDGAIVIAQNIEDQLLMEASEAGFPIVVMDRDLDAPHIVKVLMSDTQGGYLATRYLIDKGHRTIAYISGPAHSECNLQRYQGYLNAMAEAGIEENPAWKIAGQYLKQDGYHAAKKLLEGELPSAVFFANDEMAFGGLEAFREHGIAVPEQVSVIGFDNIPASQYVHPPLTTFRQPKTDAAQLAGHVLFQLLKGESVENLYTLDIQCVERDSVRLLNLS, encoded by the coding sequence ATGATAACGATTAAAGATGTCGCCAAGATGGCTGGTGTAGCCAGTTCAACCGTATCTTGCGTACTCAACGATAAAGGTAATGTAAGTGAATCAACAAGGCAGAGAGTGCTCGCAGCAGCAAACCAACTCAACTACGTGAAGAACGGCCCTGCATCTGAAATGAAGCGTCAGAGTACACAAACGATTGGTGTGATTGTGCATGACATGTCCAGTCCGTATTTCTCGGATTTGGTGAATGGAATACAGTCCATCGCGATGAGCCATGGATACGATATGATCGTGTGCAGCTCACTGGGTGGAGAGAAGTCGACAGCCCATCGTTACATTCGTGAAAGAAGAATCGACGGAGCTATTGTCATTGCTCAAAATATTGAAGATCAGTTGCTCATGGAGGCATCTGAAGCAGGATTTCCGATTGTTGTCATGGATCGGGATCTGGATGCTCCACATATTGTAAAGGTTTTAATGAGTGATACGCAAGGTGGGTATCTGGCTACCCGTTATCTGATCGACAAAGGACATCGGACGATTGCCTATATTAGTGGCCCAGCCCATTCGGAATGTAACCTGCAGCGTTATCAAGGTTATCTCAATGCCATGGCAGAAGCAGGCATTGAAGAGAACCCGGCATGGAAAATCGCTGGACAATACTTGAAGCAAGATGGCTACCATGCAGCGAAGAAACTGCTCGAAGGAGAATTGCCATCCGCAGTATTTTTTGCAAATGATGAAATGGCCTTTGGCGGTTTGGAAGCCTTCAGAGAGCATGGGATTGCAGTACCTGAACAGGTATCCGTAATTGGTTTTGACAATATCCCGGCATCTCAGTATGTGCACCCACCTCTGACTACATTTAGGCAACCGAAGACGGATGCTGCTCAGCTTGCCGGTCATGTTCTCTTTCAACTGTTAAAAGGAGAGTCTGTAGAGAATTTATATACACTGGATATCCAATGCGTGGAACGTGATTCCGTTCGGCTCCTCAACCTGAGTTGA
- a CDS encoding MaoC family dehydratase, with the protein MKFSEYVIGQRYETKSLALSKSDIIEFAKIYDPQYMHLDEEKATEGRFGSLIASGMQTMNISFKLWIEVGVYGEHVVAGTGMNNIQFLKPVFPDDELHVIAEVIDLLPRRKGNGIVTVLLSTFNQKNQKVFQAELSALIDN; encoded by the coding sequence ATGAAATTCAGCGAATATGTAATAGGTCAGCGCTACGAAACAAAATCCTTGGCATTATCCAAGAGCGATATTATTGAGTTTGCCAAAATCTATGATCCACAGTACATGCATTTGGATGAAGAAAAGGCCACAGAAGGCCGCTTCGGCAGTTTGATTGCTTCTGGCATGCAAACGATGAATATCTCCTTTAAGTTATGGATTGAGGTCGGAGTCTATGGAGAGCATGTTGTGGCAGGAACCGGAATGAACAACATTCAATTCTTGAAGCCCGTCTTCCCGGATGATGAATTACATGTCATTGCAGAAGTCATTGACCTGCTTCCCAGACGTAAAGGTAATGGGATTGTTACCGTGCTGCTGAGTACATTCAATCAGAAGAATCAAAAGGTATTTCAGGCAGAATTAAGTGCGTTGATTGATAACTAA
- a CDS encoding sugar ABC transporter permease, whose amino-acid sequence MFAKTIRKDHYGYYFIAPFFIIFTIFGLYPILYSLYISFTNFDGITTPDFVGIGNYVAVLQDPLFYKTLFNTLFIWGVSVVPQLTISLVLAFILNDKLLKGRDFFRAVYFFPNIVTAASLGLLVSLIFDWQSGGLNHFLMQIGIIQDPINWKNDPWFMRLIVSSILFFQYFGYSMVIYLAGLQGIDPSLLEAAQMDGAKKKHIFIDIIVPMLRPIILFQMITSIIGGIQIFDQPFTLTNGNGGPDRAAMTSIMYLYNVAFQSTRFGYGAAIAFCLFIIIILLSVASFIMTKRKSRS is encoded by the coding sequence ATGTTTGCCAAAACGATTCGAAAGGACCATTACGGCTACTACTTCATTGCTCCGTTCTTTATTATTTTCACCATTTTTGGCCTCTATCCCATATTGTATTCGCTCTATATCAGTTTCACTAACTTTGATGGAATCACGACACCTGACTTTGTAGGGATTGGTAACTATGTGGCCGTACTACAAGATCCGCTGTTCTACAAAACCTTGTTCAATACGTTATTCATCTGGGGGGTCTCCGTGGTTCCGCAGCTGACGATCTCACTTGTGTTAGCTTTTATTCTGAACGATAAACTGCTCAAAGGGCGGGATTTTTTCAGAGCCGTGTACTTTTTCCCCAATATCGTTACGGCCGCATCACTCGGGTTGCTTGTCAGTCTGATCTTTGACTGGCAGTCCGGGGGACTGAATCATTTTTTGATGCAGATCGGGATTATTCAAGATCCAATTAATTGGAAAAATGACCCATGGTTTATGCGGCTAATTGTGTCATCTATCTTGTTTTTTCAATATTTCGGTTATTCCATGGTCATCTACCTTGCAGGACTTCAGGGTATTGATCCGTCGTTGCTGGAAGCTGCCCAGATGGATGGCGCGAAAAAGAAGCATATTTTCATCGATATTATCGTACCGATGCTGCGCCCAATTATTCTGTTTCAGATGATTACATCCATTATTGGTGGCATCCAGATTTTCGATCAGCCATTTACACTAACCAATGGCAATGGCGGTCCTGACCGAGCAGCCATGACGAGCATTATGTATCTCTATAATGTAGCATTTCAGAGCACTCGTTTTGGTTACGGGGCTGCAATAGCATTTTGTCTATTTATTATCATCATATTATTGTCCGTTGCATCCTTCATCATGACCAAGCGGAAGAGCCGTTCATAG
- a CDS encoding AraC family transcriptional regulator, with amino-acid sequence MGVPTFLETGHMEEGFPIRVIHTGDQFNFAAHWHDEVELVVVNGKSARIGVNDHIRELGQGDVLLIKPGDVHCFLPGTEHLTIILFRLELLTGSFTTEAEIQDLGELFNKTTVIPSNAGSRNNLVQYIDAIIAEKKNRKPGYRWLMVSRLYDLMVLLLRTKPPVTDQLTSVGWPCTSSKKFEFLESVCEYLEDHYAEPIKLEQVAEHIKFSKFHVCKLFKEIKGVTLMEYLNHFRIIKSEWALLFRQDSILDIAIGHGFNNVNSYNRLFKKYNDCTPSEFRKKHRTNITKYEG; translated from the coding sequence ATGGGCGTACCCACGTTTCTGGAGACAGGCCATATGGAAGAAGGTTTTCCCATTCGGGTGATTCATACAGGTGATCAGTTTAATTTTGCTGCACACTGGCATGATGAGGTCGAATTGGTTGTCGTCAATGGAAAGAGCGCACGAATTGGCGTGAATGACCATATTCGTGAGCTGGGACAAGGTGATGTGCTGCTGATCAAACCAGGTGATGTACACTGCTTTTTGCCGGGGACTGAGCACCTAACCATAATCTTGTTCCGGCTGGAATTGTTAACAGGAAGCTTCACGACTGAAGCCGAGATACAGGATCTGGGCGAACTCTTCAATAAAACAACCGTTATTCCGTCGAATGCAGGAAGTCGTAACAATCTGGTTCAGTATATAGATGCCATCATTGCCGAGAAAAAAAATCGAAAGCCCGGATATCGATGGTTAATGGTTTCGCGGTTGTATGATCTCATGGTTCTATTGTTACGTACAAAGCCCCCGGTGACGGATCAACTCACGTCCGTAGGATGGCCCTGTACTTCATCCAAAAAATTCGAATTCCTTGAATCGGTCTGTGAATATCTGGAGGATCATTATGCTGAACCGATCAAGCTGGAACAGGTGGCGGAACATATTAAATTCAGCAAGTTCCATGTCTGCAAATTATTCAAAGAGATCAAAGGAGTGACATTGATGGAATACTTGAATCATTTTCGAATTATCAAATCCGAGTGGGCGTTATTGTTCCGTCAGGATTCCATTTTGGATATAGCCATCGGCCATGGGTTCAACAATGTGAACTCCTATAATCGTCTTTTTAAAAAATATAATGACTGTACACCCTCCGAATTTCGCAAGAAACACCGTACGAATATCACAAAATATGAAGGGTAA
- a CDS encoding NAD(P)/FAD-dependent oxidoreductase: MSKSIDVIVIGAGIAGSTCAMQLAERGHRTLLLDRQEFPRHKTCGEFMSPETREMLEVLDIHLLDQAKKPSTMDHAKIVMQQGGVIEAPLPGLAYGISRYELDQILHQKALSAGAQIVTKATITSIEQLEDASYEVQVKQGDERISYRAKAVIGAHGSKKLRGMASAPDLRDQTVYVGVKSHFSGIEIPARVELYFCDGGYVGISPIEDGIVNVAALLTLETVQGTGKSVIDFLQAASQTNVSLAARLAEGKPVDGTQVSIAPLHLSNVPEPWSKYPHIGDAMLMIPPLCGDGMSIALRSSLLCAKWTDKYLQGDIEHADWQSNYTLEASREFTQLLRRARRIQKLAFAKTNKFYPGLARMIPGLAAYVVKATRLSEMNAVQ; this comes from the coding sequence GTGTCGAAATCGATAGATGTCATCGTTATCGGAGCGGGAATTGCTGGCAGTACGTGTGCAATGCAACTGGCGGAGAGAGGGCATCGGACCCTTTTGCTGGATCGCCAGGAGTTCCCGCGTCACAAAACCTGTGGTGAGTTCATGTCACCAGAAACCAGGGAGATGCTGGAGGTTTTGGACATTCACCTTCTGGACCAAGCGAAGAAACCCAGCACCATGGATCATGCCAAAATCGTTATGCAGCAAGGCGGAGTGATTGAAGCACCGCTACCAGGACTCGCTTATGGCATAAGCCGATATGAGCTGGATCAGATTTTGCATCAGAAAGCTCTATCGGCCGGAGCCCAGATTGTGACCAAAGCGACCATAACGAGCATTGAGCAGCTTGAGGATGCCAGTTATGAGGTTCAGGTGAAGCAGGGAGACGAGCGGATCAGCTACAGAGCCAAAGCCGTTATCGGAGCACATGGCAGCAAAAAGCTTCGCGGGATGGCTTCCGCACCTGATCTGCGGGACCAAACCGTATATGTTGGCGTTAAATCCCACTTCAGCGGTATTGAGATTCCCGCACGGGTCGAGTTATATTTTTGCGATGGTGGTTATGTGGGGATTTCCCCGATTGAGGATGGTATTGTAAATGTTGCCGCATTATTGACTTTGGAAACCGTGCAGGGAACTGGCAAGTCCGTTATCGATTTTTTGCAGGCTGCATCCCAGACGAATGTAAGCTTGGCAGCTCGTTTAGCCGAGGGGAAGCCTGTAGACGGAACGCAGGTGTCGATTGCGCCGCTGCATCTGTCCAACGTTCCTGAACCGTGGTCCAAATATCCGCATATTGGGGATGCCATGCTGATGATACCACCCCTATGTGGAGACGGGATGTCGATTGCTCTTCGTTCCTCACTCCTGTGTGCAAAGTGGACTGACAAGTACCTGCAAGGCGACATTGAGCATGCGGATTGGCAGAGTAATTACACGCTGGAAGCGAGCCGTGAATTTACCCAATTGCTCAGACGCGCAAGAAGAATTCAGAAGCTGGCTTTTGCCAAAACCAATAAATTCTATCCGGGTTTGGCTCGAATGATCCCCGGTTTAGCCGCTTATGTCGTAAAGGCCACACGGTTATCCGAGATGAATGCAGTGCAATGA
- a CDS encoding extracellular solute-binding protein: MKKWFKPTIVFVCVLMLLAGCQLSPSNQTKQQEITVWSFTDEAGYAIEKFEQKYPNIKVNFVNIPGNFYITKLKSALQTTSKAPDVFMIENANIRELIDVPYLENLSASPYNANELIQEQYAFVQANEKDSEGNVRAIGYQGTPGGIYYRRDLAKQYLGTDDPEKVGSQIDTWEKIFEIGEKVQQLSGNKVHALANWNAISNSYDGIPWVKDGKLVIDPTYMEVLDLVREARERHVLAEYEDGSAGYAASMQKGEVMFYPGATWGLQYTFKANAPDTEGMWGLAPGPSAFSAGGTYISMYSKSDKKDLAWKFIEFYNFDHDFLSELAKEQDYFTSNMVVNDKLAPSLSSSYLGGQKHFEFFSEAAKRVPVYERTKYDAIINNDIYKNVLQLYLNQDIQNKDEVVKRIKRDVALRFPELEVD, from the coding sequence ATGAAGAAGTGGTTTAAGCCAACTATTGTATTCGTATGTGTACTCATGTTGTTAGCTGGATGTCAGCTCAGTCCGTCCAATCAAACCAAGCAGCAGGAAATAACGGTGTGGAGTTTTACGGATGAAGCTGGGTATGCCATTGAGAAATTCGAGCAGAAATATCCGAACATCAAAGTGAATTTTGTCAATATTCCCGGCAACTTCTATATTACCAAGCTTAAATCTGCGCTCCAGACGACCTCCAAAGCTCCAGATGTATTTATGATTGAAAATGCCAACATTCGAGAACTGATTGACGTTCCATATCTGGAGAATTTATCGGCTTCGCCTTATAACGCCAATGAGCTTATTCAAGAACAATATGCTTTTGTGCAGGCCAATGAAAAGGACAGTGAGGGAAATGTCAGAGCGATCGGTTATCAGGGAACACCTGGGGGAATCTATTATCGCCGGGATTTGGCGAAGCAATATCTGGGTACCGATGATCCTGAGAAGGTGGGTTCACAGATTGATACTTGGGAGAAGATCTTCGAGATTGGAGAGAAGGTGCAGCAGCTTAGCGGGAATAAAGTACATGCATTGGCGAACTGGAATGCCATATCGAACTCATATGACGGTATACCCTGGGTGAAGGACGGCAAGCTCGTCATCGATCCAACCTATATGGAGGTGCTGGATCTGGTACGTGAAGCGCGTGAGCGGCATGTTCTTGCAGAGTATGAAGATGGAAGTGCCGGTTACGCTGCATCCATGCAAAAAGGAGAGGTCATGTTCTATCCTGGGGCAACCTGGGGCTTGCAATATACGTTTAAGGCGAATGCTCCGGATACCGAAGGCATGTGGGGCCTAGCCCCGGGACCGTCGGCCTTTAGCGCGGGTGGGACCTATATATCGATGTACAGTAAAAGCGACAAAAAGGATCTGGCATGGAAGTTTATTGAGTTCTATAATTTTGACCACGACTTTCTGTCCGAGTTAGCGAAAGAGCAGGATTATTTTACGAGCAATATGGTTGTGAATGATAAACTTGCGCCTTCACTCTCATCGTCCTATCTGGGGGGACAGAAGCATTTCGAGTTTTTCTCGGAGGCTGCCAAGCGGGTTCCTGTGTATGAGCGCACCAAATATGATGCCATTATTAACAATGATATCTACAAAAATGTACTTCAGTTGTATCTCAATCAGGACATTCAGAACAAAGATGAAGTAGTGAAGCGAATCAAACGTGATGTCGCCTTGAGATTTCCGGAGCTGGAAGTGGATTAG